From the Bacillota bacterium genome, the window CGCATAACACCCGACCGCGAAGAACCCCACTGTGCCGAGGAAGACCTGCCCCGCAAAACCCAGGACGAAATTGAGGGCCATTACGAGGACGATGTTGACCGTCATGTTGTTCAGAACGAATGTGACGTAGGGATCGTTGAGGACGATCGGCGCCACGAACAAGACGATGAAGAGCAGCGCCAGAAGCGCATTCCTATCTTTCTTGGGCATTGCATCACCCCCGCTTAAAGGCCGCTCTGCTCTCTTCGCTTGCCGAAGAGTCCTTCGGGGCGAAAGAGGAGGAAACCAATTATCACGATATATACAATGGCTTCCTTGTAGAGCGAAGAGATGTAGCTCGCTCCGAAAATCTCGCAGACTCCGAGGATCAAACCTCCCGCAAAGGCCCCGGCCAGTTCTCCAAAAGACCCCACTATGCAGGCGCCGAACCCTTTGAACCCCAGGGCGGAGAGGCTTGGAGCGATCACGAAAATCGGGGCAATCATCATGCCAGCTATTCCACCCAAGATTGAGCTGTAGGCGAAGGTCATGGAGACCGCGAGATCGGCGTCGATGCCCATGAGTGATGCCGTGTCCTTGTCCTGCGCGACTGCCCTAAGCACCTTTCCCAGAGTGGTCCGCTTGAACAGATATGTCTGCACTCCCAGGAGGAGCAGGGTAACCACAATGATGAAAATGCTCTGATAAGGTATTGACACGGAGCTCAGCTTCATCAGCCCCTGCCCGAACGGGCCGACGGTCCCCTGGGGGTACGGCCCCCACACAATGAGTGCCAGGTTCCCGAGGAGCATGCCCAGGGCGACCAGACTCACAAGGACCGTCCGTATGTGCGCACGCTTGAGAGGCCGGTAGAAGAGCCACTCGCACACCATTCCAAAGGCGGCCATGACCACGATCAAGCTGACGAAGGCAAGCAGGAAGGGTAGCTTCATGACGTTTGTGAAGGTCACGCCGAAAACGAACGCGCCGACCATGACGAAGCTGCCCTGGGCCAGGTTGACGAGACCAACCGCGTTCCAGATGAAGCTGTACCCCAGGGCTATGAGCCCATAGGCACAGCCAAGCGCGAGGCCGTTTATAAGCTGCTGTATGACAATACTCATGCGTTCCGAGTCTCCTTTGCGGAGTATCGGGGGCGGGGCAGGGCACCAGCCGGCTGCCCTCCCCGCCCTGAACTGTCGCGTGGGTTTGCCCTCAGAGACGTCGGGACGTTAGCCCCTTACTCTCTGGATCACCTCGTGTTTACCGTTGTTGATCTTGACCAGGAGAAGCTCCTGAACTGTCTCGCCGTTCGGGGCGACATCGTAGGTAAGCCCAGTCGCGCCCTTGAAGCCTTTGATCGTCATGAAGGCGTCGCGAACCTTGGCGTGGTCGGTCGAACCCGCGATCCGGATGGCCTCGGCGAGCATGTAGACTGCATCGTAAGCTAGTGGGTCGAAGAAGTCGTATGGAGGAACACCATACTTCTTCTTGTGGTTTGCGATGAATTGCTGCACTTTGGGATCGGGATTGTCTTCAGTGAACGTGACAACTGCGTAGGTTCCGTCAGCAGCGGGCCCGGCCACGTCCATGAAAGGCTTGGTTGCGCCGACGCTGCTCATGAAGATCTCCACCTCAGGGCAGAGCTGCCGCGCCTGGCGGACCAGGATGCCAAGGTCAGGCAAGCCGGAGAAAATGGCCATGGCTTGGGCACCCGACCTCTTGATGTTCAGGAGCTGGCTTGAGAAGTCTTTGTCCTGCGGGTTGTGGGCAACAGTGGCCACAGGAGTTATCCCTTTTGCCTTGAGTGCTGCGACCAGGTTGTCCTTTCCGCCGACACCGTACTGCTCGCTCATGAAGAACACAGCAATCTTGTTGTAGCCTTTGACATCGACCATATAGTTCGCGAGGACGCTGGATGTCAGCTGGTCAGGTTCGCGAACCCGCACGATCCAGGGATTTCCGAGTTCCGTAAGACGCGTGGCACTGCCCATGGCGATCTCGAGTATCTTGGCGTCCCTCACCATCCCCTCGATGCCCAGCACAACGGTGCTGGCGTGGCAGCCGAGAAGCGCGTCGACCTTGCTCCCGAAGATAAGCTTCTGAGCAGCGGTGCGGCCTATTGCTGCATTGCCTTCCGTGTCCTGCCAGTCGATCTGGAATGTCACTCCGTTCACTCCGCCGGCCGCGTTTATCTCCTCGATGGCGAGGCCTGCCCCGCTCACCATGGACTGGCCGTACCCCGATTGAAGAGACGCCAGGCCACCGATTTTGAAGACCTTAGGGGCTCGGGCTCCCCCGCCTGCGGACATTGCGAGGAGGAGCATTGCCAGCACTGATGCGACTACCAACTTCTTCAAGGTTGTTCCCCTCCTTATGAAGGATTGTTCAGCGAGAATCGATGAGAGATCTACCCACGTCCGGACTCCACGCATTCCCCCTCCACGAAGTCAGTACTGAAGCGCTTCGAGCGCCACCTCCGCGAGAACCCTGGCTCCGGTTTCCAGGACCTCCTCGGGAACCAGGAACTTCGGGTGGTGAAGGGGCACGCGCTCGCCAGAGAGCGGCGCCGCCCCAAGCCAGATGAGTATGCCTGGCACGAGCCGGGCGAAATAGGCGAAATCCTCCCCAACCATGGAAGGAGAACTGACCTCGACCACGTCCCCCGCGCCGACCACACGGGAGCACGCCCGACGTGCGATAAGGACCATATCCTCGTGGTTCACCACAGGAGGGTAACCGCGGGAGTAGGTGACCTCCGCGGCGACCCCAGTCGCCTGTGCGAGGGCCAAGGCACGCGCCCGGATCTGAGCCTCGATGCGATCCCTCGTGGATTCTGTAACCGTGCGCACGGTGCCTACGATCTCGGCCGTCTCCGCAACGATGTTGAAGGCTGTCCCGGACACGAGCCGGCCCACGCTCACGATGGCCGGTTCCAGAGGGTCTATCTTCCGCGACACGATCTGCTGGAGCCCGTTCACGAACTCGCACGCTGCCACCAGGGCGTCCACGGCATTGTGAGGAGTGGCTGCATGCCCCCCTCTGCCGGTGAGGACCACGGTGAACTGGTCCATCGCGGCCGTCACCGGGCCGCGCTTGATCCCCACCTGCCCAACGGGAAGATCCGGGTTGACGTGCATCCCAATTACCCGATCCACCTTGGGGCAGTCCATAACTCCTTCGCGGATCATGGGATCTGCCCCGCCCGGATACTCCTCGGCGGGTTGGAAAATGAGCTTGACTCGCCCGTGAAGCCGGCCTGCACGCGCCTCCTCCGAAAGAAGCATTGCTGCCCCCAACAGCATCGCCATGTGGGTATCGTGCCCACATGCATGCATCACCCCGGGGGTGAGAGATGCCCACTCGACTCCGGTGGCCTCGGCAACGGGGAGGGCGTCCATGTCGGACCGAAGCGCCACGGTCGGGCCTGCGGAGTCACCTTCTACAACCGCAACTACACCTGTTCCGGCAACCCCGGTTCTAACCGGGAGGTCGAGGTCTCGGAGGAAGCCGGCCACGTAGCTAGAAGTCCTGGTCTCATTGAAAGCTGTCTCGGCCAGCTGGTGCAAGTTCTTGCGCGCCTGGATTATCGCAGCCGTTATCTGAGTCAAACCGCATCGCCCCTATCCAACATGCCGCCCCGTTTTCTTTGATTCTACCCAGAGCCCATTGCGCCTTTGTGGCATCCCACAAAAAGGCTCGTCCCGATTCTGTGGTGCGACACAGCAGGCCGAGAGAACTCAGAGTTGAAATATGTGTAACACTACAACATCTCTTAATGCAGTGACGCTATTCAAGATTCACTGGAGGCGATTCGTGCACGTGCAACCGCGGATTCTTGGGCTTCTGCACACTACAAGGCTTGTAATCGACTTGGTGCACGGCGAGGTCCAACGTGAACTGCCAGAGGTCCGCCTTGTGCATGTGTTGGATGAGACTCTACTTATCCAGTTCGCCAGAGTTGGGGGAGTGAACGCAGAAGTAAGAAGGAAGGTAGTCTCAATGGCCCGCTCCCTTGAGGAGGCGGGTGCCGGGGCGATCCTGGTTACGTGTTCGAGCCTGGGGAACGTGGTCTACGAAGCGCGAAACTTCGTGGAGATTCCAGTCATGAAGGTCGACGAACCCATGGTGGAAGAGGCTGTCGCCCGTGGCGGTACCGTGGGGGTCCTTGCGACGTCCATCTCGGCCTTGCGTGGAACGGGCGAACTCATAGAGGTGGTGGCGGGGAGGGCTGGCCGCACTCGGAAGGTGGAAGTCTGTGATTTCCTGTGCGCTGATGCAGCCAAGCGCTTGGAGGAAGGGAGGGATGAGTTCGAACGCTACCTGGCCAGGGAGGCGCTGAAGGCGTCACGCGAGGTAGATATCCTGGTGGTCTCCCAGCTTTCTATGACCGGACTCACCAGATGGCTTCCGGACGAATGCTCGAACGTACTTACTGCCCTGCCATACGCGGTCAACAGACTCAAGCCGCTCATGGGACAATAGACGCAGCAAGGAGCAACTTGTGGAGGGTACTTGATTCATAATGAGCACTGCACCCATCATAGACTTACAGATTCTGAGGTCTCGCGCCCTTTCCGAAGCCGAGTCCAAGAGAGCGCTCGTGCGGGAGATCGGTGATACGCTGCACACGAACCCCGAGGTGGCATTCGAGGAACACAAGTCGTCGGAGTATCTCGCGGAAGTCCTCGAGTCATCAGGGTTTGAAGTATCGAGACGCTACTGCGGTTTGCCCACTAGCTTCAAGGCTTGGGCCTCGGGAGAGGGCCCAGGTCCCACACTAGCTCTCATAGCGGAGTACGACGCGCTTCCTGTGGTAGGTCACGGCTGCGGCCACAACCTGATAGCCGCGGCTGCCGTAGTGGCGGCTGTCGCCCTCAAGCCTCTTCTCCCTGAGGTAGCTGGCCAACTCGTGCTCATTGGTGCCCCGGCTGAAGAGTCCGGCGGCGGCAAGGCGCTCCTGGTCGAAAGAGGCGGCTTCGATGGGGTGGATGCAGCGATGATCGTTCACCCCAGCCATCAGTCTTTTGTGAGGCTTCGAAGCCTCGCGTGGGAGCCGGTGCGGATTAGTTTCCGGGGTAAGTCCTCTCACGCCTCTGCGAGTCCCGAGAAAGGGATCAACGCACTCAACGCACTCATTGAGACTTTCAATTCCATAAACGCCCTTCGCCAGCACGTCACCTCGGATGTAAGGATCCACGGAGTGATCACACACGGCGGTGAGGCACCCAATGTGGTTCCCGCGCTGGCCACTGCTGATTTCCTGATCAGAGCGGCCACCGTCAGCTACTTGAAGGAGGTCGTGGAGAAGGTGAAGCGGTGCGCAGAAGGGGCTGCGCTGGCAACTGGCGCCACACTTGAGTTCGAGATTACGGGTCCGACATACGCACCGATGAAGAGCAATCCGCCTCTTGAGGAGGCATATGCCCGGAACATGAACACTGTGGGCCTGTGCGGCAGAATCGAGGAGCGCACTGGGGGTCTGGGATCGACAGACGTGGGGAATGTGAGCCAGGTGGTGCCCACAGTCCATCCATTCTTCAGCATCAGCAGCACGCCGATTGCGTCCCACAGCATCGAATTCGCCCAGGCAGCAGCATCGGACTTCGCATACGACCAGACGCTGCGCGTTGCGGAGGCGATGGCATTGACCTGTGTGGACCTGTGGTGCGATGCCGATTTACTTGCCCGGGTTAAGGAAGCGTTTGCCAGAGGAGGGGATGACCGGACCGGATATGCCTGTCGATAGCCAGCGTGTCAAGTGTCAAGAGAAGAAGCAAACATCTGGGAAAGGAGAGCAGGAAACATGGTTAGAAGAATGTGCGCTATGATTCTGGGCTGTCTACTCATCCTGGGCATGGTCGGAACGGCCGGATTCGCCGCTCCCAAGACGGTCAAGATAGGTGTCATATGTCCGGTGACGGGACCCTCGTCCACTTTCGGAACGGGAGTCAAGGATGCAATCGCCATCGCTGAGGACAAGCTCAAGGCGTCAGGCGGTATCAACGGCATGCAGGTCGAGTTCATTGTGCTCGACGATAGGGCGAACCCTGCAGAGGCGGTCGCCGCGGCCGAACGCCTCATCCACCGTGAGGGCGTGTCCGTCCTTCTGGTTCCCGTCATGAGCTCGGTGGTTCTCGCTGTCATGGAGGTGGCCGAGGCCAACCAGATCCCCCTCGTGACATCAGGCGCCACTGCAGAGAGCATCACTCAGAAAGGGTACAAGTACATCTTCAGAACCTGCGCCACAAACGCTACGCAGGCGTCCACCATGGTGCCTTACGTCATGGAGCGGTTCAGCCCCAAGACTGCCGCAATCATCTACGAGAACAGCGACTACGGTGTCAGCCTCAAGGACAACACCACTGCAGCCCTCAACGCCGCAGGTGTGAAGGTCGTCGGTACAGAGCACTATATGCGCGAATCAGTCGACTTCAGGACTCAGCTCACAAAGCTGAGGGCTCAGAAACCCGATGTGCTGTTCATGGCCTCCATCACCGCCGAAGCGGTCCAGATCATGCGGCAGCGCAAGGAACTTGGCTGGAACGATGTCAAGCTGGTGGCGTTCAACGGCATAGGCGCGGACACCGTCCAGCTCGCCGGAGACGCGGCTGAAGGCCTCCTCTTCATCAGTGGGTTCGAGGCCAACCTGCCGGACCCCGTCGTCCAGGGGTTCGCCAGCGACTGGCAGAAGAAGTACAACAAGCCCATCAACCCGACTGGTGCCGCCGCCTACAACGCAATACTGGTCATCCTGGACTCCATCGGAAGGGGCGGATCGACCCCGAAGGGCATCCGGGACGCCATCGCGGCGACCAAAGGATTCCACGGGATGGGTGTAGAGATCTCCTTTAGCCCGAGTGGGCAGGCCGAGTCATCCTGGATCGTGATCGAGGTGGTCAAAGGGGAGCGGGTCATCCGCAAGTGGTAATGCTAGCTGGGTAGTGTCCCTCGCGCCCAGGCGGGCGCCGGCACGAATCAAGTTGCCCGCCTGGGTGCGAGTCCTTTTCGTTGGGGGGTGACAGGCTTTGATCGTGGTCCTGCTGCAGCAGATCGTCAATGGGTTGATCATAGGAGGCATCTACTCGCTGACCGCGGCGGGGGTGGCCCTCACATACGGGGTCTTGCAGGTGCTCAACCTGTCGCAGGGTGACATGTACATGGTGGGTGCGTATATCGCCCTGGCGCTCGTAGTTGGGCCCAAACTCCCTTACGGCCTGGCGGTAGTCGCCGCGTTTCTGGGAATAGCCCTGATAGGGCTGGTCACGGAGCGGGTGGCCCTCAGGCCGGTCAGGCGAAGCGGCACCATATACGCGTACATCACGACATTCGCAGTCTCGTTCATCCTGCAGAATGTCGCGATCCTCGTATGGACCGCCGACCCAAGGCTCTTCCCTACCAGGTACACGTCGGTCACGCTGTCCGTGGGCGGCGTGAGCTTCACTCTGCAGCAACTGATAGTCTTCATAGCGTGTTGGGCGATTATCGGCGCCTTGTACTACTTGCTCAGGTTCACCAAAATGGGCCTTGCCATCAGATCAGTGTCGCAGAGCATAGACACTGCGAGCCTGATGGGGATTCCGGTGAACCGCACGATCTCCCTGACATTCGCGCTTGCGACCGGGCTTGCGGGTGTCGCAGGGGCCCTGATCGGCCCGAGCCTTCTGGTCTACCCGGCCATGGGCTCGCTTACTGGGATGAAGATATATGCGGTGATTCTCATGGGTGGGCTGGGCAATGTGTTCGGGGCCACTATGGCGGGATTTCTCTTGGGCGCCATCGAGGGAGTGTGTGCCGCTTTCGTGGGGTCAACTTTCCGCGACGTGCTGCCGTTCGTGGCCATCATCGCCATTCTTCTATACAAACCGAGCGGTCTCTTCACGCGGTCAACCAGTTAGAGACAGGAGTGCAAGCTGATGGAACAGGCGCGTGCAAAACGGTCATTTCCTCGGGTGGGAGTCGCGCTTCTTATCCTTGTGCTCCTTTTCGTCCCGAGGGTAGTGTCTAACCCCTACTCGCTGCACATCCTCATAGCTTCTGGCCTTGCCGTGATCCTGGCGTCCAGCTTCAACCTGGTTACCGGGTTCACGGGGCAGCCAGTGTTCGGGATGGCGGCATTCTATGCTGTGGGAGCATATACCTCTGCTCTGCTTGCGATCAAGTTCAAGTTGGCTTTCTGGGTGACTCTCCCCATTGCCGGACTGGTCGCTGCGGTCCTGGGAGTGGTGATCGGCCTTCCAAGTCTCCGCCTGAAGAAGTTTTTCCTGGCAATCACCACGATCGCTTTCGGCGAGGTGGTGCGCCTGACCCTCCTCAACTGGGTTGGAGTCACCCGCGGTCCGATGGGGGTTACGGGAATACCAGCACCCGCACCGATCTGGCTTCCCATCATCGGGCGGGTCGTGTTCAACAACAAGGTGAACTACTACTACCTGATGCTGGGCCTGGTGGTGTTCGTCGTGGCGTGCATATCCAGCATCATGAACTCCCCCGTGGGCCGGGCTTTCCTTGCCACACGTGATGACGAAGATGCCGCCCAGACGTGCGGGATTGACACGAGGTTCTACAAGATCCTGTCGTTCACATTGGCCGCGGGGTTCACCGGGATGGCCGGGGCTTTCTATGCCCACTATTTCCGGTACATCAGCCCCAACAGCTTCGGATTCACGGAGTCGGCCATGGCGGTTACCACTGCCCTCGTGGGGGGCCTGCGGACCATAGCCGGGCCGATCGTGGGTGGGGTTCTCCTCACCGCAGTGCCCGAGTTCCTTCGCTCCCTCGCTGACTACCGGCTGATCATCTACGGCGGGACTCTTCTTCTGACCCTCGCGTTCTGGCCCAACGGGATCGTCGGGGGTATAACGAGCACTGTGAGCCGGATGCAGGAGCGGGCATCCTCCCGCGCGATAGGGGGGAAAGCACGATGAGTCTTCTGGAAACGACTGCAGTGTCCAAACGATTCGGCGGGCTCACTGCCGTGAACGAGGTCGACCTCAAGCTTGGGCAGAACGAGATCCTGGCGGTCATCGGCCCGAACGGGGCCGGGAAGACCACCTTCTTCAACTGCATCACGGGAGTGCTCCCAGTGACGTCAGGCAAAGTCATGTTCGATGGGATGGACATCACTGACGAGAAGCCGTGGACCATTGCGAGACTGGGAATATCCCGCACTTACCAGAACATCAGGCTCTTCGGCAAGGCGACCGTCCTCGACAATGTGAGAATAGGACACCACAAGCACATCAGGTCGGGATTCTGGGCCTCGCTTCTCAAGACTCCTGCCATGAGGGCTGAAGAACGGGCCATAACAGAAAGGTGCCGGGAGATCCTGGAGTTTGTCGGCCTTACGCACAACCTGACAGACCTGGCGGAGAACCTCTCCTACGGCGACCAAAGGCGCCTCGAAATTGCCCGGGTCCTTGCGATGAAGCCCAAAGTCGTGCTGCTCGATGAGCCCACTGCGGGGATGAACCCTGATGAGACCTTGAGGACTTGTGCATTGATAGAGTCCATCAGGGACATGGGCGTCAGCATCCTCATAATCGAGCACGACATGAACGTGGTCATGGGCATATCCGACAGGATTGTCGTGCTGAACTACGGGGCCAAGATCGCCGAAGGCACCCCTGAGGAGATCAGAGGCAACGAACAGGTCATCGAAGCCTACCTCGGGAAGGAGGGCGAGTGATGCTCAAGCTTTCCAACGTGGAGGTTCACTACGGGAACATCCGCGCCCTCAAAGACGTGAGCCTCGAGGTCCACGAGGGTGAGATCGTCTGCTTGCTGGGCAGCAACGGGGCTGGAAAGACCACAACCCTCAGGTGTATCTCCGGCCTGCTAAGACCGTCCAGGGGGGAAGTGATCTTCCAGGGCAAGCGCATCAGCGGCATAAGCCCCGACAGGATTGTGGCGATGGGTGTCGCCCATACCCCTGAGGGAAGAGCGATCTTCCCACAGTTCACCGTGTACGAGAACCTTCTCGCCGGCGCTTACCTCAGAAATGATAGGAGCGGTATCCAACAGGACGTAGAGAGGATGTTCAACAAATTCCCTAGGCTGGGAGAGCGCAGGGCGCAGCTTGGAGGAAGCCTGTCAGGTGGAGAGCAGCAGATGTTGGCCATCGCCAGGACTATGATGTCCAGGCCCAAGCTGATCCTCCTGGATGAGCCGTCCATGGGGCTTGCGCCGGTGTTGGTGAACGAGGTCTTCGAGATGATCCGGGATCTTCACAGCGAGGGCACCACCGTTCTCCTGGTGGAGCAGAACGCCAGAAAGGCATTGGCCGTTGCAGACAGAGGCTACTTACTGGAGACCGGGCGCATAACCCTTGCTGACACCGCACAAAAGCTTCTCGCCGATAAGAGAATGATCGAAGGCTACCTGGGCGGGTCGGGGTACCGGCGAAA encodes:
- a CDS encoding branched-chain amino acid ABC transporter permease, whose amino-acid sequence is MSIVIQQLINGLALGCAYGLIALGYSFIWNAVGLVNLAQGSFVMVGAFVFGVTFTNVMKLPFLLAFVSLIVVMAAFGMVCEWLFYRPLKRAHIRTVLVSLVALGMLLGNLALIVWGPYPQGTVGPFGQGLMKLSSVSIPYQSIFIIVVTLLLLGVQTYLFKRTTLGKVLRAVAQDKDTASLMGIDADLAVSMTFAYSSILGGIAGMMIAPIFVIAPSLSALGFKGFGACIVGSFGELAGAFAGGLILGVCEIFGASYISSLYKEAIVYIVIIGFLLFRPEGLFGKRREQSGL
- a CDS encoding ABC transporter substrate-binding protein → MKKLVVASVLAMLLLAMSAGGGARAPKVFKIGGLASLQSGYGQSMVSGAGLAIEEINAAGGVNGVTFQIDWQDTEGNAAIGRTAAQKLIFGSKVDALLGCHASTVVLGIEGMVRDAKILEIAMGSATRLTELGNPWIVRVREPDQLTSSVLANYMVDVKGYNKIAVFFMSEQYGVGGKDNLVAALKAKGITPVATVAHNPQDKDFSSQLLNIKRSGAQAMAIFSGLPDLGILVRQARQLCPEVEIFMSSVGATKPFMDVAGPAADGTYAVVTFTEDNPDPKVQQFIANHKKKYGVPPYDFFDPLAYDAVYMLAEAIRIAGSTDHAKVRDAFMTIKGFKGATGLTYDVAPNGETVQELLLVKINNGKHEVIQRVRG
- a CDS encoding M20 family metallopeptidase translates to MTQITAAIIQARKNLHQLAETAFNETRTSSYVAGFLRDLDLPVRTGVAGTGVVAVVEGDSAGPTVALRSDMDALPVAEATGVEWASLTPGVMHACGHDTHMAMLLGAAMLLSEEARAGRLHGRVKLIFQPAEEYPGGADPMIREGVMDCPKVDRVIGMHVNPDLPVGQVGIKRGPVTAAMDQFTVVLTGRGGHAATPHNAVDALVAACEFVNGLQQIVSRKIDPLEPAIVSVGRLVSGTAFNIVAETAEIVGTVRTVTESTRDRIEAQIRARALALAQATGVAAEVTYSRGYPPVVNHEDMVLIARRACSRVVGAGDVVEVSSPSMVGEDFAYFARLVPGILIWLGAAPLSGERVPLHHPKFLVPEEVLETGARVLAEVALEALQY
- a CDS encoding aspartate/glutamate racemase family protein, translated to MHVQPRILGLLHTTRLVIDLVHGEVQRELPEVRLVHVLDETLLIQFARVGGVNAEVRRKVVSMARSLEEAGAGAILVTCSSLGNVVYEARNFVEIPVMKVDEPMVEEAVARGGTVGVLATSISALRGTGELIEVVAGRAGRTRKVEVCDFLCADAAKRLEEGRDEFERYLAREALKASREVDILVVSQLSMTGLTRWLPDECSNVLTALPYAVNRLKPLMGQ
- a CDS encoding M20 family metallopeptidase translates to MSTAPIIDLQILRSRALSEAESKRALVREIGDTLHTNPEVAFEEHKSSEYLAEVLESSGFEVSRRYCGLPTSFKAWASGEGPGPTLALIAEYDALPVVGHGCGHNLIAAAAVVAAVALKPLLPEVAGQLVLIGAPAEESGGGKALLVERGGFDGVDAAMIVHPSHQSFVRLRSLAWEPVRISFRGKSSHASASPEKGINALNALIETFNSINALRQHVTSDVRIHGVITHGGEAPNVVPALATADFLIRAATVSYLKEVVEKVKRCAEGAALATGATLEFEITGPTYAPMKSNPPLEEAYARNMNTVGLCGRIEERTGGLGSTDVGNVSQVVPTVHPFFSISSTPIASHSIEFAQAAASDFAYDQTLRVAEAMALTCVDLWCDADLLARVKEAFARGGDDRTGYACR
- a CDS encoding ABC transporter substrate-binding protein; this translates as MVRRMCAMILGCLLILGMVGTAGFAAPKTVKIGVICPVTGPSSTFGTGVKDAIAIAEDKLKASGGINGMQVEFIVLDDRANPAEAVAAAERLIHREGVSVLLVPVMSSVVLAVMEVAEANQIPLVTSGATAESITQKGYKYIFRTCATNATQASTMVPYVMERFSPKTAAIIYENSDYGVSLKDNTTAALNAAGVKVVGTEHYMRESVDFRTQLTKLRAQKPDVLFMASITAEAVQIMRQRKELGWNDVKLVAFNGIGADTVQLAGDAAEGLLFISGFEANLPDPVVQGFASDWQKKYNKPINPTGAAAYNAILVILDSIGRGGSTPKGIRDAIAATKGFHGMGVEISFSPSGQAESSWIVIEVVKGERVIRKW
- a CDS encoding branched-chain amino acid ABC transporter permease, with translation MVLLQQIVNGLIIGGIYSLTAAGVALTYGVLQVLNLSQGDMYMVGAYIALALVVGPKLPYGLAVVAAFLGIALIGLVTERVALRPVRRSGTIYAYITTFAVSFILQNVAILVWTADPRLFPTRYTSVTLSVGGVSFTLQQLIVFIACWAIIGALYYLLRFTKMGLAIRSVSQSIDTASLMGIPVNRTISLTFALATGLAGVAGALIGPSLLVYPAMGSLTGMKIYAVILMGGLGNVFGATMAGFLLGAIEGVCAAFVGSTFRDVLPFVAIIAILLYKPSGLFTRSTS
- a CDS encoding branched-chain amino acid ABC transporter permease — its product is MEQARAKRSFPRVGVALLILVLLFVPRVVSNPYSLHILIASGLAVILASSFNLVTGFTGQPVFGMAAFYAVGAYTSALLAIKFKLAFWVTLPIAGLVAAVLGVVIGLPSLRLKKFFLAITTIAFGEVVRLTLLNWVGVTRGPMGVTGIPAPAPIWLPIIGRVVFNNKVNYYYLMLGLVVFVVACISSIMNSPVGRAFLATRDDEDAAQTCGIDTRFYKILSFTLAAGFTGMAGAFYAHYFRYISPNSFGFTESAMAVTTALVGGLRTIAGPIVGGVLLTAVPEFLRSLADYRLIIYGGTLLLTLAFWPNGIVGGITSTVSRMQERASSRAIGGKAR
- a CDS encoding ABC transporter ATP-binding protein, producing the protein MSLLETTAVSKRFGGLTAVNEVDLKLGQNEILAVIGPNGAGKTTFFNCITGVLPVTSGKVMFDGMDITDEKPWTIARLGISRTYQNIRLFGKATVLDNVRIGHHKHIRSGFWASLLKTPAMRAEERAITERCREILEFVGLTHNLTDLAENLSYGDQRRLEIARVLAMKPKVVLLDEPTAGMNPDETLRTCALIESIRDMGVSILIIEHDMNVVMGISDRIVVLNYGAKIAEGTPEEIRGNEQVIEAYLGKEGE
- a CDS encoding ABC transporter ATP-binding protein, yielding MLKLSNVEVHYGNIRALKDVSLEVHEGEIVCLLGSNGAGKTTTLRCISGLLRPSRGEVIFQGKRISGISPDRIVAMGVAHTPEGRAIFPQFTVYENLLAGAYLRNDRSGIQQDVERMFNKFPRLGERRAQLGGSLSGGEQQMLAIARTMMSRPKLILLDEPSMGLAPVLVNEVFEMIRDLHSEGTTVLLVEQNARKALAVADRGYLLETGRITLADTAQKLLADKRMIEGYLGGSGYRRKAAATKGSDRAS